The Haliotis asinina isolate JCU_RB_2024 chromosome 3, JCU_Hal_asi_v2, whole genome shotgun sequence genome segment TAGTATCTACAGTAACATAGTTTATATTAACTACAGTAACTTAGTCTATAGTATCTACAGTAACATAGTTTATATTAACTACAGTGACTTAGTCTATAGTATCTACAGTAACATAGTTTATATTAACTACAGTAACTTAGTCTATAGTAACTACAATAACTTCGTCTATAGTAAACAAGTAGTCAGGTGGTACTTTGTTTGAGTGGTATACATCGGTACGATGTGTCTAGGCTAGAACCAAAACATGAACATGGATAGAGGATAGTCAAATGACATACGATACGCTGCTCTTTACATTATTGTATACATGTGCATCAGATTGATACAATGgctatatttgtattttgtttggtgtTAAGGAAATATGTCACCAGCAAATACCTCGACAACAACGCAGATCACAAGCATTATGACAGCAGACTCAACTTCAACAACAACTATGGCAAGTGTTGAAACAGCCACAACGACGTCAACGCCGATGGCAAGAATATTGACAACAGCTACCACTATGACGGCGGAGACAGCAAGCGTAACAACCGCCACCACAACACTATCATTTGCAGAGATAACAATTGTTGCAACGACAAACAACCCTGTGGCAACGGAAACATCACCAACAACGGAAACACATCAGATAACAACACCAACACATCCGACAACGTCACCACAAACGACAATACTAACGACATCAAGAACACAACCAACAACAACAGTGGCACAACCAACAACAACAGTGACAATACCGACATCTGGAAGACAACCAACTATACAGCCGACAACATCAGTGGTACATCCAGCATCTGGAACACAACCAACCATACAGCCGACAGCAACAGTGGTACAACCGACATCTGGAACACAACCAACCATGCAAccaataacagtggcacaaCCGAGCTCAGTAGAACAACTGACGAGAGTAACATCATGGAACACCATAATGGAAGATCCGGCATTATCAACTGCGCTAACTACATCAGCAAACACAATGGCTTCAAGCTCTACCGTAACCACAGTAGAAACGGCGTCATCAACACAAGGTTACTCCCCACAAGATGTTTCACGTGAATCAACCAGAACTGTGTTTGGCGAAATATCAACTTCAGGAAATGCTGCAAGAAATACAGGATCAAGTCCTGGGACACCAGTGGTCATCTGGGGCACTTCGGCATCTGAGACACCAACTTCCGACAGCGTCAGCAATGGCACTGCCCCGTCACCAAGTCAGTTGCCGGGCAACCAGGGTACCCCGCCGACAATGACGCCTACCTCTACCAGTGCCTCCAATGCCAGTGTGTACCAGTCGACGGTGGTTACAAGCTGCGAGTGTTGCGCTGCTTGGAAAGAGTTCCTTCGCAGGAACTTGACATCAGCCACATTCAGGCTCGATGACCTCCAGGTTTACAAGAAGAGGAAGTTACAAACAGTAGATGACACGCGCATCTCTGCTCGTGGCATTGGCGGAACTGCTGTTGCATTGTTGGTGGTCAGCTTTCTCACAATTGTCGTGTTAGACGCGGGTAAGCTCTTTCATGACGTCAGTCGGATGTACAAACATTTAAGAGAGGCCTTTCGTCCTCAAAATGTAGTAGACGTTCAAGTCAATCGCGACGGCGATGCATAGATGTGTATGTAACTTTCATCGATTCTGTACCGTCACAAAATGTACGCTACGATGAACGAGACGATATATTTTATCGAATATTTTGGCATCATTCTGACAAATGCATAATTATGAACATAATTTACTTTCTGTTATCAGGCGAACATGTAAATGTTGCACAAGAAAAGTGTGTATATTATAATAATGCCAGATTTTGTGCAGACTGTTGTACGCCTGCCGACAATCCTCGCTCGATTTTACAAATGCTTCTTCAGCACACATGAATTAATAAGAAAATTCATTGCATCCAATGTATGTGCACAATTGATGTTTATCACAAGCTAAACAATTTTGATTGTACACACGTGGAAGACTGTTAATTCGAGAGACATAATCGCCAAGCGATCTACCTGTCGCCATTACGAGATGCTGGTAACGCACGTGAAATGATGCAGTGATAGGGCTAGGACATAATGTAGGACCATTCCGGTCAATGAGCATTTACATACAACTCCTCCTCTAACCAGCTTCCATCCAGGGCACGCGGTTATTATACAACCATAACAGATCGAACCGAAACGTATCTTGGGAGAGGTAATAGGGCAAATTCCTTTCAGGCTGTGGAAGAATGTCGATACGGGATTTTTGTAGAACAGAACGCATTCGAAATGCACGTTCATTTCCTTAAAACCGGAGGTAGCAATGTTTTTATCCAGAACACGTTTAGAACCTCGAGCAAGTGCAGCGAACAAGTTTATTGTGTGTAAAACCATTCTTTCCAGCTTACTTTCCAGAAATTATTATCTTTGTCAACAACAAAAACTTTTATTACGTTTGTCCGACTcccatgtgttatgtaaaaaaGTGTAGGTTTGCCCCGAACTGTATCAGGTGTATTTTGACAGCGGATATTTTACAGCAGGCGCATAATTTGGATCATTTGGCGAAAAATCTTAATATTACTTTATACATTTGACGTCATAAGCCGTTGTGACTCCTTTGTTGGGGTTTGAGGTATAATAAAAAATCCTAGCTGACTCGAAGCATCTGGTAATCATTTTGGTGAAGAATGTTAATTATTGTTTATTGATTTGACATCATAAGCTGTTGTGACTCCATTGTTGGGGTTTGAGCTGTAATCAAAATTCCTAGGTGACTCGAAGCACCTGGAGAGATGTACTAATATATAATTTACAGCGTTAATGTATGACTATTTTCATGTAcgtttacagcattttgaataAACTGTTTTGTGCGAAAACCTGTGACTGTCACCTATGACTGCTTACAAAAAGTCAGGGATATTGAAATACTGTGATCATGCAAACCGCTGCACGTACAATTTATCATACGTTGCTGACGTATCAAGAAGACAAACAATAATATTTGTATACGTGCAATGTAATTTTATCAACCAAGTGATCGATGCATATAGTCAAGTTACTACTGCAGGATACGATGATTGACTGAATGTTGTTATACCACGGCAATTATGACTCAGCactggaaagtgagtgagttagctttGTGCCGCAGACAACAATATAACAGTATTCTGGCGGCGGTCAGTATATGAtagagcctggaccagacaatccagtgatcaacttaaAAGCATGAGCAGCGCACtacacaattaggatacgaAACCATGTGtcggccaagtcagcgagcccggcCACCCCTATTCCGTTGGTCACCTagctcttatgacaagcatgggttgctgaagatccattctaaccccgatcttcacggACCAGCGCTAAATGGAGAAGTTAAGAAACTTAATAAAGACAAgtttatatttcatatgttaGTAAATACCTCCACCAAGGGCATCTATACATAATTAAGTCTCACTGTCGGCCACGTTATATGATTTTACGAGCGCTTTGGTATGAACTAGGTTCAGATGGATTGTATTTTGTCGAATgtttctaatattcattgtttTAACAATGATAAAGGCGCTACGTAATATACAGTGAACTTCTTGAAGCTCCTAGTCACTTGCCCACAAAATTGTGTTGTAACAATGACAATGTCAGAAATAAATGTGTTACTGTTTTATCGACTGGTATGTCTTCCAATACCGGATGTGAACAGGTTTGCAACCGGTGTTGCGAGACACGTTGTGGAGGTATGAGAAAGTTGCTGCGAAAACGACTGCCTTTTCATCAGATTGCGTTAGTGACTGTAATCGGTGTAGTCGCTGGCGTTTACATATGGAAGCCAgcgtttgaaaaatatgttattgATCATCCAGAAGTAGCCCGAAGAGCACCAAAATCCGGAGAAGTCACGTCTGCACACACCGAAAGTTCACCGGGTTCTTGAAATCACCTTGACTGAATTACTGAATTTCAAGTAAAGCCACCAAAGTGAATACATCTGTAATCATATAAAGCAGTTTTCAACTCATCAGTGTATCCccacaaaagtaaattgttaaTCGCGTTCTGTGGAACAGCTGAGCTCAAGACACGTCGCTATGGCTTCTAAGGGGATGTTTGTGTACATGGGTATTGGGATAGCCTTAGTGGCTGGATACGCTGTGTTCCTCAGGCCATACCACAGGAAGCAGCAGTGGCGGGAGCTAGAGGATGAAGCACGCTTTCTTTATAAGAAGAGGACTGGTGCGATACAAGACCAGAAAAAGTCATCCACTGACACATAATCTGGATTGAGTGACACTCAACCAGCCAAGAATGTTTAACATGACTTCATATGACTCTTTGACTCGGacttgtgtgtgcatgtatgtttgatttgcaaaaaaaataattatgttaACATACTATGTGAAAATAACCccccaaaaataaaacaaataaattaggCAGGTGCTCT includes the following:
- the LOC137279091 gene encoding uncharacterized protein, whose amino-acid sequence is MSPANTSTTTQITSIMTADSTSTTTMASVETATTTSTPMARILTTATTMTAETASVTTATTTLSFAEITIVATTNNPVATETSPTTETHQITTPTHPTTSPQTTILTTSRTQPTTTVAQPTTTVTIPTSGRQPTIQPTTSVVHPASGTQPTIQPTATVVQPTSGTQPTMQPITVAQPSSVEQLTRVTSWNTIMEDPALSTALTTSANTMASSSTVTTVETASSTQGYSPQDVSRESTRTVFGEISTSGNAARNTGSSPGTPVVIWGTSASETPTSDSVSNGTAPSPSQLPGNQGTPPTMTPTSTSASNASVYQSTVVTSCECCAAWKEFLRRNLTSATFRLDDLQVYKKRKLQTVDDTRISARGIGGTAVALLVVSFLTIVVLDAGKLFHDVSRMYKHLREAFRPQNVVDVQVNRDGDA